The Apis cerana isolate GH-2021 linkage group LG12, AcerK_1.0, whole genome shotgun sequence sequence CGACCACGTCATACGAATTCTTTAATTGTTCTGGACTCTTTGCCTCGAAATCCagatctgaaaaatataatcgtcgcaattttctttcatcaatATAACTTttgtaattcgattaattatttaattaaaaacaacatcattatcgaaaagaaataatgccAATCATCAAGAGAATTACACATCAAATACATAATTCATAAACTATTCGTTCAGATATCCTTTTCATTATTGCGACGTTTAAAGCATGTACTTAGCCTTATTGAACAATATAGaacaaaaacttttttttcctttatttttttcaattcaacacAATtcgtttgtaaattaaaaataagaatacttGACGAGATTCATTCCTACCAAGTTTTGTCACCAGTTTCCGCCGTTTTTCCTGAGGTTCGCTGATCGTCACAGATTTCCTAAGCCCGTGCAAATGTAACATACAAGCCCACAAAAGACCAATGATTCCGGCGCCAATTACGAGTACGTTGCTACCAACGTTGACGCTATTAAGTTTCTTCCATCCATGAGCCAAACACGACAGAGGCTCGACGAGGACGGCTTGATGCAATTCGACATCATCTGGTATTAAATACAcctgaataaattaaaaatgaaagaaaaaaaagttaacaaAGTTTACTATATCGTTTGATCTGTAAAATTGATAGAAACGAACCTGACTTTCAGGTACGATAGCGTGAGTGGAAAATCCACCATCTTTATAAATTCCTATCGTGCTGTTTATGCCACCGGCGCTACAGTGCTGATAAGAACCATCGTGACAGTAGTTGCATGTATTACATCCACTGTTAGGATCAACAGCCACTCTTTGCCCTACTTTGAAGTTCTTTACCGAGGAGCCAACCGCGTCTACCGTGCCTGCGAATTCGTGACCAAGAGTGAGAAAGCCATCCTTTTTACATGGAAACGATCCCtgtgaaatacaatttttttcattagttttttctaaaaaattattatacagaatatgaatgattttaaattttagagaaatgGAATATATGTGAATGTAATaacatcgaaattaattaattttctttgttcatttttttttaatttttttaaacgtctAGAATACTTTTCACGATTGATCATATTTTGATACAACTATCAacttattccatttatttcgagcttttatttttatattgaacttTTCCTTATCACGAAACGTTTCATTGTCGTGTCTCGGTCTGGTATcacgagatttatttatttcgcatCGTttggaaagggaaaaaaaagagcggGAATTATTGTCATACCATGGTAATATTCCAATCGGTATAATGTGGTTACATGCACAGAAACGATAAAGCGCACTGTGTACACGGTTGATATCGTGTTTcgtgaatatttatcaaaaacctAACGCGGTTATAATGGTCTATCTCTGGAAATACTTGTTGTGTATGTGTTATAAggaattatgcaatttttttgcgGTCGTAACGGCGTAGTAAAGTCTCGTGAGGTCAGAACaataaaaggagaagaaaaagagaagaaaaaagaaaaagaaaaaaacgtaatACTCAcgcgaaaaaagatatttaattatttatctttttccacATATGATGCTGCATTTCGTTTTTACATGCAATTacagatagaaaaaataaacgaaaaattgccATCGTATTtcaaaaggaaggaaagaaatacacgcgatcgtataaaatttcaaacaaatagaTTGTGTTTGctgtgaaatatttaaacgttaATAGgagattattttgtataaaataaaaaaacaagaaatac is a genomic window containing:
- the LOC108001552 gene encoding D-altritol 5-dehydrogenase; its protein translation is MEFLSFDVKNHTLALRKADVPNPGPNDVRIRVAYSGICGTDLHILEGSFPCKKDGFLTLGHEFAGTVDAVGSSVKNFKVGQRVAVDPNSGCNTCNYCHDGSYQHCSAGGINSTIGIYKDGGFSTHAIVPESQVYLIPDDVELHQAVLVEPLSCLAHGWKKLNSVNVGSNVLVIGAGIIGLLWACMLHLHGLRKSVTISEPQEKRRKLVTKLDLDFEAKSPEQLKNSYDVVVDCSGSAPAIEASIPLLAPGGRLCIFGVANPKAKFSVEPFQVYLKELTILGVNINPFSFPRGLGLLRAMADRYLNYDKLGIKVFSLSQYREALEALKRGEISKAVFKL